Proteins co-encoded in one Neofelis nebulosa isolate mNeoNeb1 chromosome 2, mNeoNeb1.pri, whole genome shotgun sequence genomic window:
- the INHBB gene encoding inhibin beta B chain, which produces MDGLPGRALGAACLLLLAAGWLGPEAWGSPTPPPSPAAPPPPPPPGAPGGSQDTCTSCGGFRRPEELGRVDGDFLEAVKRHILSRLQMRGRPNITHAVPKAAMVTALRKLHAGKVREDGRVEIPHLDGHASPGADGQERVSEIISFAETDGLASSRVRLYFFISNEGNQNLFVVQASLWLYLKLLPYVLEKGSRRKVRVKVYFQEQGHGDRWNVVEKKVDLKRSGWHTFPLTEAIQSLFERGERRLNLDVQCDGCQELAVVPVFVDPGEESHRPFVVVQARLGDSRHRIRKRGLECDGRTNLCCRQQFFIDFRLIGWNDWIIAPTGYYGNYCEGSCPAYLAGVPGSASSFHTAVVNQYRMRGLNPGTVNSCCIPTKLSTMSMLYFDDEYNIVKRDVPNMIVEECGCA; this is translated from the exons ATGGACGGGCTGCCCGGTCGGGCGCTGGGGGCCGCCTGCCTCTTGCTGCTGGCGGCCGGCTGGTTGGGGCCCGAGGCCTGGGGCTCGCCCACGCCCCCGCCTTcgcccgccgcgccgccgccgcccccgccgcccggaGCCCCCGGCGGCTCGCAGGACACCTGCACGTCGTGCGGCGGCTTCCGGCGGCCAGAGGAGCTGGGCCGGGTGGACGGCGACTTCCTGGAGGCGGTGAAGCGACACATCTTGAGCCGCCTGCAGATGCGGGGCCGACCCAACATCACGCACGCCGTGCCCAAGGCCGCCATGGTCACGGCCCTGCGCAAGCTGCACGCGGGCAAGGTGCGCGAAGACGGCCGCGTGGAGATCCCGCACCTCGACGGCCACGCCAGCCCGGGCGCCGACGGCCAGGAGCGCGTCTCTGAGATCATCAGCTTCGCCGAGACAG ATGGCCTTGCCTCCTCCCGGGTCCGCCTGTACTTCTTCATCTCCAACGAAGGCAACCAGAACCTGTTTGTGGTGCAGGCCAGCCTGTGGCTTTACCTGAAGCTCCTGCCCTACGTCCTGGAGAAGGGCAGTCGGAGGAAGGTGCGGGTCAAGGTGTACTTCCAGGAGCAGGGTCACGGCGACCGGTGGAACGTGGTGGAGAAGAAGGTGGACCTCAAGCGCAGCGGCTGGCACACCTTCCCGCTCACCGAGGCCATCCAGTCGTTGTTCGAGCGGGGCGAGCGCCGGCTCAACCTGGACGTGCAGTGTGACGGCTGCCAGGAGCTGGCCGTGGTGCCGGTGTTCGTGGACCCCGGTGAGGAGTCGCACCGGCCCTTTGTGGTGGTGCAGGCACGGCTGGGTGACAGCAGGCACCGCATCCGCAAGCGGGGCCTGGAGTGCGATGGCCGGACCAACCTCTGTTGCAGGCAACAGTTCTTCATCGACTTCCGCCTCATCGGCTGGAACGACTGGATCATCGCGCCCACCGGCTACTACGGGAACTACTGTGAGGGCAGCTGCCCGGCCTACCTGGCAGGGGTCCCCGGCTCCGCCTCCTCCTTCCACACGGCCGTGGTGAACCAGTACCgcatgcggggcctgaaccccgGCACGGTGAACTCCTGCTGtatccccaccaagctgagcacCATGTCCATGCTCTACTTTGACGACGAGTACAACATCGTCAAGCGGGACGTGCCCAACATGATTGTGGAGGAGTGTGGCTGCGCCTGA